From the Leucobacter denitrificans genome, one window contains:
- a CDS encoding DUF3000 domain-containing protein produces MSSTPVPPPAAFTAAAERLRSSLLRSELVVREIPAPERIAPHSIAFAAGIREGKSAESEAVLDSPAGAGRFVLMYDPDSSEEWGGSFRVVCYAQAPLELEIGVDPFISDVAWSWLVDALSSRKASYTFLSGTATKVLSSSFGTLEARGDSSQIELRASWTPQGEDIRAHIEAWSELLCLLAGFPHQEGVASLVHHRTKSKRPTTPHER; encoded by the coding sequence TAGTAGTCTGCTTCGCAGCGAACTTGTCGTACGTGAGATTCCAGCACCGGAGCGAATCGCACCCCATTCAATCGCATTTGCAGCGGGAATTCGAGAGGGCAAATCTGCAGAGAGCGAGGCTGTACTCGACTCCCCCGCTGGCGCCGGCCGATTTGTGCTCATGTACGATCCAGATTCCTCAGAAGAATGGGGTGGATCATTTCGTGTTGTGTGTTACGCGCAAGCTCCCCTCGAGCTCGAGATTGGTGTCGATCCATTCATATCTGACGTCGCTTGGTCGTGGCTCGTCGATGCTCTATCTTCTCGCAAGGCCTCCTATACATTCCTCTCCGGCACAGCTACGAAGGTGCTGTCAAGCAGCTTCGGTACGCTAGAGGCACGTGGCGATAGCTCTCAGATCGAGCTGCGCGCATCTTGGACACCTCAAGGCGAAGACATTCGCGCTCATATCGAGGCTTGGTCAGAGTTGCTGTGCCTGCTCGCGGGGTTCCCGCATCAAGAAGGTGTCGCCTCGCTTGTCCATCACCGAACGAAATCGAAACGCCCCACAACACCTCATGAGCGCTGA